A region of the Chlamydia buteonis genome:
CATATGCCGGAGAAGTAACAGTAAGACTGATAAAAACTAAAGCTATACCGACAATCACAAGCGCTACGGAACTTTTACTGATTTTTGATAACGTGGATTTGTGACTTTGCCCAAACTGTGTAATTGTAGGGCAGTACGATTTTAGGTATTCCTGTATACTCATTCTTTTTACTCAGCAGGCCACAAATTTAAACGAAACATCTTATTCATGTACGCCTTTTCTTACCAAATGATAAAAACCTATTTTCAATATGCTTAAGAGCTTTTTTTGTTTTATAAATCGCATTGCATTCCATCTTTCTCATCCTGTGAGCACTAGTGCTCCTACTGCTTTAAAGTTACCTTATTCTGAAATTTTCTTCAGGGAATCGCTTGCTGACAGAAACCTAGAATTCATGATAAGAAGTAGAAAAAGCCCAAAGTTTTCCTCGTATTTCCTATGTCACGACTGGATTTTTTTGTTTTTGATTCTTTAGTTCTTAAGCAAAAGCATAATGAGTTAGAAAAGATTTTCTGCTCAGAAAATGACGATCTGTTTCGTGCTTATCAGACAACTTCTCTACAGTCTCCCCTAGCAGCAAAAAATCTCACCATAGCAAGAAATGCTGCACGGTATGTCCTTACGGAAAACGGAGAAATCGATATCACAAGAGTTGTCTCCGCTATCGATCACCTAACAAAGTGTCTCTATCCTTTAGGTCCTCATAGACATAATGAAGCTAAACCTAGAGAGCACCTATTAAAAACACTGCAAGCCATTAAACAAAAATCAGAAATTAGAGAAAGGATCAAAAAACTTTTTGTTCCCTCTTATAGGGTTATTCAAGATCTTATTCGCAATACCCTAGCTCTCCCTACTGAAATAGAGCTAACTCCTATTCATGTGCGTCAGGCAGCTCTCGCAGCAATGTTTTCCTATTTACGCCAAGACGTCGGGTCTTGTTTTGCAACATCTTTTGCTATTATCATTCATCAAGAATATCCCACTCTGTTTATCAAAGATCTCGATGATTTGCTTACCTCGGGGAAGCTTACAAGAATCATAGGCACACAAGAAATCTCTGTGCCTATGAATTTGTCAGGCTGTATTGGCGAACTGTTTAAACCGTTACGAGTATTGGACTTATACCCAGACCCTATTGCCAAACTTTCGGCATCTCCAGGTTTACAAAAAGCATTTACAGCAGTTGGCATTATAGATACTTTAGATGATCCAGAAGTGCGTTTACAGCAAATCCTTGCTCACGAATATCTATTGAGCAAGCTTCAGCATGTCGATGACACTTTAACAGCTAATGAAGTCATTCAAAGTACATTACTACATCATTACCAAATTACCGAGCACTCTGTACGAGCAACTTTATTTCAGGAAGGGTTCTACAGCAAAGAACAAGTGTTTTTCTCTATAGAACATTCTCATAAGCTCTCTCAAACACAAAAAGTGTATAGTTATCTCTCTGCTTATGAACTAGCTAAATCTGCGTTTATACGTGACACGCAAAACCCCTTACTAAAATCTTGGGAATATACGTTAGCTACTCTCTCTGATGCTAATGATTCATCAACTCTAAATCATATTCGCGTAGCTTTAGGATGGGATGCTGATGATCCTAATAGTTTAGCTCGTGTTATCCAAACTTTCGCACAAGAAGAAATCGATAAGACTCGTGATCATATACAACAATGCGAACAGACATATCACGAAGCCCGTGCTCAACTAGAATATATAGAAAGTCGCATGAGGAATCCGCTAAATGAACAAGATAATAAGATCTTAATTATGGATCACATGCGGTTTCGACAAGAGCTAAACTCAGCTCTTTATGATTGGGATACTGCTCAAGAAAAGGCAAAGAAACTTTTTGCCCTTCCGAATTTTTTACTCTCCTTCTACACAAAGATAATCCCTCAATATTTCCGTAGTTCCTATGATGCCTTTATCCAAGAATTCTCGCACCTGTATGCGGATTCTCCTGCAGGGTTTCGCATACTATTTACCCATGGAAGAAGCCACCCTAATACCTGGTCTTCCATCTACTCAATCAACGAATTTATCAGCTTTTTATCAGAATTCTTTTCCTCAACAGAGGTAGAACTCCTCGGTAAACATGGCATTTTAGGACTAGAAAAAGAAGCTTCTGCTCTTATCCATTACATTGTCTCTTTTATTCATAAAAACTCTTTCCAAGAAGCAGCTATAACACGCATTCTTGAAAGATATAATTCCCCAATTCCTCCTTCAGTTCTTGATAATTTGGATAAGATTTCCCACACACCTTGGGTCTATGTTTCTGGAGGAACAGTGGAAACTCTATTAAAAGATTACTTCGAAAATCCTGAAGAACTTACCTATATCGAAAAACATCCAGAAAACGCTCATGAATTGGCAGCTTTTTTCTCAGACGCCCTAAAAGATCTTCCTTATGCAATAAAAGGCTATTTAGAAGACGGGTCTCATTCTTTAATCGCTTCATCTCCAACACACGTCTTTTCTATAATTGCAGGATCTCCTCTATTTCGCGAAGCATGGGACAACGATTGGTACAGCTATACTTGGCTACGCGATGTTTGGGTAAAGAATCACCAAGATTTCCTAACAGACACCATACTAAATCAACAAGCAATCTATACATTTATAGACAGATTCTGTTCAAAATATAGCCTACAGAATTTTGCATACGATTTTCATGACTTTTGCTCTGATCATTCTTTATCACTTCCTGAGCTTTATGAAAAAGCCGCAAGATTTCTGAAAGAAATCTTCCCTAAATCAGAAAAAACCTCCGCCCTATACCAACGACGTTTAGCTCATCAAATGGTGCAAGACGTTCCCTACACCTCAGATCAACAACTTCCTGAAGTTCTAGATAAGGTAAGCTCCTATCTAGGGATCTCATCAAGAATTACTTATGAAAAATTCAGTAAACTCCTAAACAAATTTATTCCGAACTTTTCTCTATTATCTTCGGGAGAGATTCGACATCTCTATAAAGGTTTGATGATGGAAAGTTATCAACAAATGTATTTCGAGGAAGATATCTTTCTGAGATTAGCAACAGCAATGCGTCATCATCACCTTGCTTATCCTGCCCCTCTTCTCTTTGGGGATAGTAATTGGGCATACAGCTATTTCGGATTTATCCTTCATCCAGGAACTCAAGAAATCGATCTTTGGCAGTTTAACTATGCTGGTCTACAAGGACAACCTCTAGAAAACACAGACAAGCTCTTATCTGTAACACAACCCTGGATACTCTATGCCAATCCTATAGACTACGGCATGCCGTCCCCTCCGGGATACCGCAGTCATCTGCCTAAAGGATTTTTTTAATCTTCGTCACAAGCTTTTTTCTTTCTTTTGAAAATCGAACGAAATAAAGATTTTAAAGAATATTTAGAAATTTCTCTTCCCATTGCAGAAATACTTTCTGTTAATGGAAGCTTTTTCGGGCATACCCGAACACAATTGTGTGCTTGACCACAACCTTCTATGCCTTTTTTGCCCATAAGAGTGCGTAGACGCTTCTTAGACTGTTTGTCCCCAGGATAGGTATTAAATAAGCGCGCTTGAGCAATGGCTGCCGGGCCTATAAAATCATTGTGCTCATTAATTTGAGGGCAGGCTTCCGTGCAACATCCACACGTCATACACATAGATAAGGCATACATAAGCTCTTGCTCTTTCTGAGACACCTTCACCCCACAGTGTTCCCCATCAACATCAGCAGCTACCCATCCCTGGATCTTCTGTAAATTGTCAAACATGATGGACCGATCTACAATAAGATCACGAATTAACGGGAACTTAGTTAAAGGAGCTAAAACAATCTCTCGAGATCCTGTCTCTTTTATATACTCTTCAATAAGAGCTGTGCATGCCTGACGAGGCACCCCATTTACTAATAATGAGCAAGAACCACAAACTTCTTCCAAACATCCTTGTTCCCACACCACAGGATTTACGGTTTCCCCTAGAGTATTTATAGGACGTTTTTCAATTTCCATAAGAGCACTGATTACATTCTCTCCTGGGTGCAAGGCCAATTCAAAACTTTCCCAATATTGTTTCCCCGGGGTTCCCCGATAGATTTTCAATATAAAAGTTTTAGGAATATCCATAGTCCTCTCTTTACTTATATGGGCAAACGAATAGTTTCAGGGACATTGGCAAACTCGATTTTCCCTGTTGAAGATTTTGTATAATCTCGTAGCGTAGGTTGCACATGACGCGTATCTACAGGCTTATAGGTAATCTCTGGCTCCTCAGAGGAATATGAAGCTAATGTTGTTTTTAACCAGTGTTTGTCATCACGTTGGGGAAATTCTTCTTTATAGTGAGAACCTCGGAACTCATTTCGCAATAATGCTCCCTTAGTAATTGCTAATGCTAACTCTATCATAGGACCCATCTGACGTATAAAATGGAATGTCTTATTAGCAAACTGGGAAGAATCATGCACCGAAACTTTTTGGAGTCTTTCCCTAAACTCTTTTAGCTGTTCTATAGTGTCCTTTAGGTCTTTGTTATTACGCTTCACTGTGACATTTCGAACCATGACATTAGCAATCTCTTCATGCAATATAAAGATATTCTCTCCCCCACTTCTAGAAAGTAAAAGAGCATTCTCTTCTTTCTCGTGCTGGAGTGCGTCTGAAAAATCTGTAGAAGTTGTTCGACAAGAACCAAAAGCCGTAATAAAACGAGCTGCTTCTTCTCCAGCAACTAATCCAGCAAAGAGACAAGACAATAACGAATTTGCCCCTAAACGATTCGCCCCGTGATATTGAAAGTCCGATTCCCCGCAATTAAAGCATCCAGGAATATTAGTCATCTGACGATAACGACTGTCACGATCAGGATCATCAGCAGCGGGCCAATCTACCCAAGCACCACCCATAGAATAGTGTACAGCAGGGAAAATCCTCATAGGCACTTTATCAGGATCTTCTCCAGTAAACTTCCTATAGATATCGAGAACAACTTCTAACTTATGTCGTGTGGAAGCTGGCAAATGTGTAACATCTAAGAAAACTTCCATACGACCGTCTATTCCTAACCCTGCTTCACATACTTGTAAAATAGCACGAGCGCCGACATCTCTACTCACTAGATTCCCATAAGCAGGATACATGTCTTCTAAGAAATACCACGGCTTCCCTGTTTCTCCACAAGGACGCTGTGAGCCATCAGGGAAAGTAATAGTCTTCGAAGAATCTCCAGGGACCCAAACACGCCCCCCTTCTCCTCGCACAGACTCTGATATTAACCGCAATTTATCAATGCCAGGAATAGCTGTGGGATGAATTTGTATGAATTCTGGATTTGCATAGGTCATGCCCTGAAGGAACAAACGCCCATTTGCAGCTCCTGTACAAAATGTCGAATTCGTAGACATTTTGAAAATTACCCCAGGCCCTCCTGTAGCAAAAATCACGGCATCGCCTTTCAAAACTTCTAAACGGTTATTGAATAAATTCATCAACACAATACCACAGGCCCTGCCTTCACTATTGGTAATCAATCTTACAAATTCATGATTCTCGAATTTATTCACACGTCCCTGGCTCTCACGACGGCGCACCTGCTCATCTAAAGTATACATAAGCTGCTGCCCAGTAGAAGCCCCGCAAAATACTGTACGGTGGTATAGAGTGCCCCCAAATCTACGGACATCCAAATCACCGTTAGGTGTACGATTAAAAGGGCATCCAAAATTATCCAACATACGGATAATTCTAGGCGCAGCTAAACACATTTCCAAAACAGGTGGTTGATCTGCTAAGAAATCTCCTCCCTTTATTGTATCGTAAGCATGTATATAAGGAGAATCTTGCTCCTCATGCTTAAGATTAAGAGCAGCATTTATTCCTCCCTGAGCACATACAGAGTGAGATCTTTTTACTTTTGTCAATGACACTAGATCAACCACTATACCGAAATCCGCCAATTTCATGGCTGCTGACAACCCTGCTAAACCGCCGCCGACTACGATAACTTTACAACCTTGTGCTTCCATAATCTTATGCCATGCTATACAAATTCCAAATCACACTAATGCCCATGGTAGCGACTATGACCATGGCAAAATAACATACATTACGTAAAAGAGTTTGGGAACGTAAAGATATGACTACACCCCATCTTGAACAAAATGTCCAGAGACCGTTAAACCCGTGAAAAGCTGCAGAAATCACAAGAATAGTATAAAAAATTGCCATCCATAAGGATCCTAAAGAATCCCGAACAACATAAAGAAAAGCAGTCCCAACATTAGGAGTCAGGAGATACGCTTTTCTTTCTAATAATTGAGAAACCGCGCTGCCGTCAAGATCCTCTTTGTCCAAACGAATAGTTTCAAATTGAGGAGCTGAAAAATTTATAGTAAAAAATCCTTTAGTGCCACGAACTATTGCTGCATACCGAGAAACGTCAATATCTACAACATAGTATGTTTGCCCATGCAGTTCTACATGAATAGGATAACGAAGAAAACGAAACTGAACCACGTGAAAAATAAGACCGAAAAGTAAAATCCAAGCAGTTCTTCTCTGCCAAGTATAGGCAATATTTCTCGCATAAATTAAAGCGGGTCTGCTGCCATCAGAAGCTTTTGAATTAGTTTTCGCTTGAAAAAGATAGATGATACCTATGATAGCGTGACAAGTAAACGGTAGGGCTAAAAAAACAATTTCTATGATCTTAAGACCAGGGATCTGATGAAATTTGCCCACTAACTGAACAAAACCACTGCCTTCCTTAAAATAAGAAGAAGCAAGCATATTGGTAAACAAATGCTCACAAAGAAATAACGTAAACGCAACTCCTGCTAAAGAATGAACACAACGTAAAACAAAGCTAGTGTAGTACTTCCATGGTTTCTGAGCAGCTCCAGAACATGATTCCTTTTCATTCATCGTAAGCCTTTATTTCACAATTTCTTTTTTTAGCAACCATAGAAGCTTAAATAGAATTATGTGAAGTTATTTTTACTGACAAATCAGAGATAGACTAACCTTTTTTTCTTCCCTCCAAGAATCGCAAAACATTCCTTCGCGCTATATCCGCAAGATTCTGAGGATCCATACCATGAAGATGAGCAATAGTTTTTATCGTATGCGTTATATAAGCAGGTTCATTTCTCTTTCCCCGATGCGGAGTAGGAGCGAGAAAAGGAGCATCCGTTTCTATTAACAAATGCTCAAGAGGAATTTGAGCAACTACAGAACGGAGATCTTCAGCATTTTTAAATGAAACAATCCCACTAATGGAGATATACCATCCACGAGAAAGTAATTCTTCAGCATCATGTAGTGTACCTGTAAAACAGTGGAGCATACCGGGACAAGAGCGTTCATCATTATGATAATATAGATCTAGCATATGGAAAAAATCATCAAAAGCTCCACGACAGTGCACCACAAGAGGTAATTCGCAATCTAAAGCAAGGGATAAGTATTTCTTCAGCACTTCCTTTTGACGTTCTTTAGCAGGGCTATCTTCAGCAAAACAATAATCTAAACCTACCTCACCAATAGCCGCTAATTTCCCTGCCTGGGCAAAGCCTTGGAAATAGTGAAAATGTTCGTCTATGTCTGTATGAGCATCTTGAGGAGGAGTTCCAGCAACATGACAAAAACGCAAATCAGGGAAACGTGCGGCATAACGAAACGATTTATCAAGCTCGTCTATAGTTGTGGTTACATTAACAAGGAGAGATATCCCGGAATCTTGTGCACGATGGATCACATCATCAGCATCCTCAACAAAAGCCTCATCTGAAAGATGTAAGTGAGCATCTGCTAAATCCATAACTTCTTCTCCTTAAAATCTTGGTATTAGGAAATTCTTGATCATACATCTCCTCATGAAATATCTTCAAAAGAATCGGTTTCCCCAGAATCTTTTCTTAAAATTTAAAAACAAAAAAGGATGTATTTGAATCAATACACCCCAAACAGATTGTGTTATCTTGATATATTAATTTTTAGAAAACACCATATCTTCGAGAATGGATTGTGTTATCTTCTCGGGAAGCACTATGGGATCAGACTGATCCGCAGGATAGTAGACATAAGAAGGAACACTTGCACGACCTAAACGTGCTAGCTCCTCAGTAATCCCTGGATCCTTACGTGTCCAATCCGCCTCTAAAGTAACCACTCCATGTTCTTTAAACTTCTCTTGTACAACACTTGCATACAATACGGGCTTATTCATCTGACAAGTTAAACACCACTTAGCTGTAAAGTTCACAAACACCGCGTGTCCTTCCTTACGCAATTGAGCAAGTTTCGTAGCTGAAAATGGTTGCCAAACGTTATTCTCCTGAACAACTACAGTTTCTGTTGCTTCGGCAAAATGCTTTGAAGCGACAAAACTTAAAGATAGAGCTCCTGCAACAAATCCCAAAAATAATGTTGAAGCAATAACCCTGTCTTTCTTAGGAGAAACTGGCGTACCCCATTTCCCTAAAATCCAAGCACCTATACCTGCAAGCCATAATCCTGCAAGGAGGATGATTAACGCTGTAGTACTTGTTTCTGAACCAAAGATCCACGCTAACCAAGTTACCGTACCTAATAACATAAACCCAGTAAGCTGCTTAAATGTGCTCATCCAACTTCCAGGTTTAGGGAGAACGGAAAGCATCTTAGGAAAAATAGAAAATATAAGATATGGCAATGCCATTCCTAAGCCTATCGATGTAAATATCATTAATTGCTTCATGAACGATAAAGACATAACTAAACCTAGTATAGAACCTAAAAAAGGTCCTGTACATGGTGTAGTTACTAATGTTGCTAACACTCCATTAAATACAGCTCCTACAGCTTTATTTTTAGAGCCTCCAGACTCTGTGGATTGAAGTTTCCCTCCAAGGGAAGCAAACATCGTGCCCATTTCGAATAAGCCTAGAGAACTCAAGGCAAACAAGAAGAACACTATAACCAAGGTTGCGACAAACATAGGCTCTTGAAGCTGGAAGCCCCAACCAATGTTATGCCCTAACATTTTTAAAAGAGAAGCAACCCCTGCCAACCCCCAAAAACAGCCCACTACCCCTAAAGTGAAGCATAAGCCATTGATAATTACAGATGATCGGTTCTCCCCAGCAGATTTAATTAATCCGTAAACTTTAAGAGTTACTAAAGGCAAAACACAGGGCATAATATTAAGAAGAAGTCCCCCGAGGAACGCCATAGCAATAATCGTGACATAATTCCATAATGCAGGTGTTCCCGATTCCGACTCACTAATTTGACCACGGACTGCGAACGATTCCACCTCGCCACCAGCTTTATCTGTAAGCAATAAAATCCCTTGCAACTCCTGATTTTTCTGAACCCCTGAAAGGGTTTTTATCTTCAGCTTCCAAGCCGTTCCCGAAGCTTCATTAATCGCCTCTTCAGAATAAGCAAAAATCTTATCCGCCTTCTCTGAAATAAACCAAGCCTTCTCAGCGCGGTTTTTTTGTCCGGCAATGTTTAAAATGATCTCGCCATCTTGACTACGTCCCAAAGTAATTGTCTGATCTTTCAATAGACGAGGTTGTGTTTGTAAAGTTTGAGCAAACTCTGTAGTTCTTTCAGGATATAAGATAGCAGCGCCATCACGATAAGGTAGCGATAATTCTAGATCAACATTTCCCGGGACACAACTCTCTCCACAAGCCAACCATTCAACATGCGCTTTTAACACCACAGATTCTTGATCATCTACACTCTCAGGAGCACGGATACCTGCAACTATAAAAGCATGATCGTCATAACCAAAGAATGTCGCACCCTCCTCCTCAAAAACTTTGGGAGTTGGCCAATGTTCTTCTTCAACTATGAATCCCTTGGGCAAAATCCAATTAATTCTCAATGGACTACCCACTTCGCCGGGATTCTTCCAATAAATATGACTTCCTTGAGGAGCCGCTATCTTAATCCCCAATCTGAATATCGCACCTTTAGGAAT
Encoded here:
- the sdhB gene encoding succinate dehydrogenase iron-sulfur subunit, whose amino-acid sequence is MDIPKTFILKIYRGTPGKQYWESFELALHPGENVISALMEIEKRPINTLGETVNPVVWEQGCLEEVCGSCSLLVNGVPRQACTALIEEYIKETGSREIVLAPLTKFPLIRDLIVDRSIMFDNLQKIQGWVAADVDGEHCGVKVSQKEQELMYALSMCMTCGCCTEACPQINEHNDFIGPAAIAQARLFNTYPGDKQSKKRLRTLMGKKGIEGCGQAHNCVRVCPKKLPLTESISAMGREISKYSLKSLFRSIFKRKKKACDED
- the sdhA gene encoding succinate dehydrogenase flavoprotein subunit, whose amino-acid sequence is MEAQGCKVIVVGGGLAGLSAAMKLADFGIVVDLVSLTKVKRSHSVCAQGGINAALNLKHEEQDSPYIHAYDTIKGGDFLADQPPVLEMCLAAPRIIRMLDNFGCPFNRTPNGDLDVRRFGGTLYHRTVFCGASTGQQLMYTLDEQVRRRESQGRVNKFENHEFVRLITNSEGRACGIVLMNLFNNRLEVLKGDAVIFATGGPGVIFKMSTNSTFCTGAANGRLFLQGMTYANPEFIQIHPTAIPGIDKLRLISESVRGEGGRVWVPGDSSKTITFPDGSQRPCGETGKPWYFLEDMYPAYGNLVSRDVGARAILQVCEAGLGIDGRMEVFLDVTHLPASTRHKLEVVLDIYRKFTGEDPDKVPMRIFPAVHYSMGGAWVDWPAADDPDRDSRYRQMTNIPGCFNCGESDFQYHGANRLGANSLLSCLFAGLVAGEEAARFITAFGSCRTTSTDFSDALQHEKEENALLLSRSGGENIFILHEEIANVMVRNVTVKRNNKDLKDTIEQLKEFRERLQKVSVHDSSQFANKTFHFIRQMGPMIELALAITKGALLRNEFRGSHYKEEFPQRDDKHWLKTTLASYSSEEPEITYKPVDTRHVQPTLRDYTKSSTGKIEFANVPETIRLPI
- a CDS encoding succinate dehydrogenase cytochrome b558 subunit — translated: MNEKESCSGAAQKPWKYYTSFVLRCVHSLAGVAFTLFLCEHLFTNMLASSYFKEGSGFVQLVGKFHQIPGLKIIEIVFLALPFTCHAIIGIIYLFQAKTNSKASDGSRPALIYARNIAYTWQRRTAWILLFGLIFHVVQFRFLRYPIHVELHGQTYYVVDIDVSRYAAIVRGTKGFFTINFSAPQFETIRLDKEDLDGSAVSQLLERKAYLLTPNVGTAFLYVVRDSLGSLWMAIFYTILVISAAFHGFNGLWTFCSRWGVVISLRSQTLLRNVCYFAMVIVATMGISVIWNLYSMA
- a CDS encoding TatD family hydrolase, which codes for MDLADAHLHLSDEAFVEDADDVIHRAQDSGISLLVNVTTTIDELDKSFRYAARFPDLRFCHVAGTPPQDAHTDIDEHFHYFQGFAQAGKLAAIGEVGLDYCFAEDSPAKERQKEVLKKYLSLALDCELPLVVHCRGAFDDFFHMLDLYYHNDERSCPGMLHCFTGTLHDAEELLSRGWYISISGIVSFKNAEDLRSVVAQIPLEHLLIETDAPFLAPTPHRGKRNEPAYITHTIKTIAHLHGMDPQNLADIARRNVLRFLEGRKKG
- a CDS encoding protein-disulfide reductase DsbD family protein, with product MNKIKKYFQTLLVAFLFSLPAFNGYGQKLRAAEPVIETASPGATLISEGSHIPKGAIFRLGIKIAAPQGSHIYWKNPGEVGSPLRINWILPKGFIVEEEHWPTPKVFEEEGATFFGYDDHAFIVAGIRAPESVDDQESVVLKAHVEWLACGESCVPGNVDLELSLPYRDGAAILYPERTTEFAQTLQTQPRLLKDQTITLGRSQDGEIILNIAGQKNRAEKAWFISEKADKIFAYSEEAINEASGTAWKLKIKTLSGVQKNQELQGILLLTDKAGGEVESFAVRGQISESESGTPALWNYVTIIAMAFLGGLLLNIMPCVLPLVTLKVYGLIKSAGENRSSVIINGLCFTLGVVGCFWGLAGVASLLKMLGHNIGWGFQLQEPMFVATLVIVFFLFALSSLGLFEMGTMFASLGGKLQSTESGGSKNKAVGAVFNGVLATLVTTPCTGPFLGSILGLVMSLSFMKQLMIFTSIGLGMALPYLIFSIFPKMLSVLPKPGSWMSTFKQLTGFMLLGTVTWLAWIFGSETSTTALIILLAGLWLAGIGAWILGKWGTPVSPKKDRVIASTLFLGFVAGALSLSFVASKHFAEATETVVVQENNVWQPFSATKLAQLRKEGHAVFVNFTAKWCLTCQMNKPVLYASVVQEKFKEHGVVTLEADWTRKDPGITEELARLGRASVPSYVYYPADQSDPIVLPEKITQSILEDMVFSKN